Proteins co-encoded in one Papaver somniferum cultivar HN1 chromosome 5, ASM357369v1, whole genome shotgun sequence genomic window:
- the LOC113277223 gene encoding 60S ribosomal protein L39-1, producing MPSHKSFMIKKKLAKKMRQNRPIPHWIRMRTDNTIRYNAKRRHWRRTKLGF from the exons atg CCTTCCCACAAGTCATTCATGATTAAGAAGAAACTGGCGAAGAAGATGAGGCAGAACAGGCCTATCCCTCACTGGATTAGGATGAGGACTGACAACACTATCAG GTACAACGCAAAGCGCAGACACTGGCGCAGAACCAAGCTTGGATTCTAG
- the LOC113277225 gene encoding uncharacterized protein LOC113277225 translates to MLCQTRNFIRLIARVRDRREELEDIFGGDGGSLLWWKISNILIYNEKTANSLLLGNMDKGLIWETAKDLARNRGRVLSLYHQILRSLNSRKLLMNLAAKIGQESRGSCYLHARRRRGIPIPSQH, encoded by the exons ATGCTCTGCCAAACTCGGAATTTTATTAG GCTCATCGCGCGCGTCAGAGACCGAAGGGAGGAGCTTGAAGATATctttggtggtgatggtggatcTCTACTG TGGTGGAAGATATCAAATATCTTGATTTACAATGAGAAGACAGCTAATTCATTGTTGCTAGGGAATATGGATAAGGGTCTGATATGGGAAACAGCCAAGGACTTGGCGAGGAATAGAGGACGAGTCCTCTCTCTATACCATCAGATATTAAGAAGCCTCAACTCCCGAAAACTTCTCATGAACTTAGCAGCAAAGATTGGCCAAGAAAGCAGAGGCTCGTGCTATCTTCATGCTAGGCGCAGAAGAGGAATCCCAATCCCTTCACAACATTGA